One stretch of Malus domestica chromosome 14, GDT2T_hap1 DNA includes these proteins:
- the LOC103430156 gene encoding brassinosteroid-responsive RING protein 1-like encodes MGFPVGYTQLLLPKLFIQTLSLLGLIRKLISAFFSLLGLQYFIEQDNAWSDPPARFPEFYSVSAVLIREILPLAKFSDLVDPPESCAVCLYEFEGEDEIRRLTNCRHVFHKGCVDRWVGYDQKTCPLCRTPFISEDMQGDFNERLWAATGIPDFYGDYSHTNLGFEL; translated from the coding sequence ATGGGGTTCCCAGTTGGGTACACACAGCTTCTGCTCCCAAAGCTCTTCATCCAAACACTCTCTCTGCTGGGTCTAATCCGAAAACTCATCTCCGCCTTCTTCTCCCTGCTGGGTCTCCAATATTTCATCGAACAGGACAATGCCTGGTCCGACCCGCCGGCCCGATTCCCGGAGTTCTACTCCGTCTCCGCGGTTCTGATCCGGGAAATCCTGCCGCTGGCGAAGTTCTCGGACCTGGTGGACCCGCCGGAGTCGTGCGCCGTGTGCCTGTACGAGTTCGAGGGCGAGGACGAGATACGACGGCTCACGAATTGTCGTCACGTCTTCCACAAAGGGTGCGTGGACCGGTGGGTCGGGTACGACCAGAAGACGTGCCCGCTGTGTCGTACGCCGTTCATATCGGAGGATATGCAGGGCGATTTCAATGAGAGGCTTTGGGCCGCTACTGGGATCCCTGATTTTTACGGTGATTATTCTCACACTAATCTTGGCTTTGAATTGTAG